The segment GCCCCGTCCTGGTCGCCCGCAGCGAGGACCGGCTCACCGCCCTCGCCGCCGAACTCGACGCCGCGCACGGTGTCCGCCCCGTCGTGCTGGCCCGCGACCTGGCCGCGCCCGGCGCCGCCGCCGAACTCGAACGACAGCTGACGGAAAGGGAGTTGACGGTCGACCTGCTGGTCAACAATGCCGGCTTCGGCACCCACGGCCCGCTCGGCGCCGCCGACCCGGACCGGATCGCCGAACAGGTCGGGCTCAACTGCCTCGCCCTCACCGAGCTCACCACCCGGCTGCTGCCCGGCATGCTCGCGCGCCGCCGCGGTGCGATCGTCAACCTCGCCAGCACCGCCGCGTTCCAACCGCTGCCCGGCATGGCCGTCTACGGCGCCACCAAGGCCTACGTGCTCTCCTTCACCGAGGCGCTCGCCCACGAACTGCGCGGCACCGGCGTCCGGGCGCTGGCGATCTGCCCCGGCGCCACCGAGACC is part of the Kitasatospora setae KM-6054 genome and harbors:
- a CDS encoding SDR family NAD(P)-dependent oxidoreductase, whose product is MDFARRTAVITGASTGIGAAFARELAARGARPVLVARSEDRLTALAAELDAAHGVRPVVLARDLAAPGAAAELERQLTERELTVDLLVNNAGFGTHGPLGAADPDRIAEQVGLNCLALTELTTRLLPGMLARRRGAIVNLASTAAFQPLPGMAVYGATKAYVLSFTEALAHELRGTGVRALAICPGATETPFFAVMGGEVTGPGGKRTPEQVVGTALRALARGRASRVDGLLNRLTAASPRLLPRRAVPGVAARFTRVRELG